The Desulfuromonadales bacterium genomic sequence ACTGAAAGGCTTGCCTCCGGAAAATCTGCATAAAGAGGTGGAGTCTCGTCTCGGAGTCAGTCTTACTGACCATGACCTGAAGGCCTTAAGCGAGGTTCCTGCCGCGGCCGAGGTTCTGGAACAGTTGCGCAGTCTCGTTAGCCAGGCGCTGGCTGGCAAGGTCGTCGGCAACTTGCAGCTTTTTCAGGCCGATCGGGAAAAGGGGATCGTCATCCGCAACATGGTGACGCAGTCGGAGGCGACCGGCCTCGGACAGGAGAGCGTGAGTGGCCTCGATGATGTCGAGTCAGCGCTCGATGTGCAGCTCAAGGCGACCCAAGCCCTTTCCAGCCGTCATCGCCAAACCCTGTTCACCGTTATCCAGAAACTGCTGCGTCCGAACCTGACCTTTAACAAGAACGAAACCGAGGCGCGCAAGCGTGCAGCGCGTGAGGCGGTCAAGCCGGTTCTCTTTCAGGTCAAGAAAGGGGAGATGATAGTTCGCGAAGGAGAGCGGGTTAGCGAGGAGCAGATCAAGAAACTCAAGGCCCTGCGTGACATCGGCAACGACTATAGTACGTTGCGCACGGCATTTGGACTTTTTATCGCTATTTCCCTGCTGCTTTTCAGCTGCCACCGGTTCGCCAGGCGCAACATCCGGAAATACCGACCGCAAAGCCGGGATCTGATTTTCCTGGTTTCTACATTTATCGGACTTTTTGTTCTGATCAAGTTGTCCATCTTCATCGCCAATGCTTTGGAGAGTGCCTTTCCGTATATCGATTCACCGACCTATTTCTATCTTTTCCCCTTCGCCGCGGGCGCCATGCTGGTTCGCATCGTGCTCAATTCAGAAGTGGCGCTGATTTTTTCGATCCTTGCTTCGCTGCTCCTCGGAGTCCTTTTCGGCAACAGCCTGTTCATCTCCCTCTATGCGCTTGCCGGCAGTTTGACAGCGGCGCATTGGGTCAGGCACTGCAAGGAGCGTTCGACGCTCTTTCGGGCCGGCTTCCGGCTGTCGTTGGTCAATGCCTTGATGGTATTGGGCTTTCTGCTGGTAGCAGGACGCCCCCTGGATGTCCAGTTTCTTTACAAGCTCGTCTTTGCCTTGGCAGGCGGGCTCGTTTGCGCCGTGATCGTCAACGGCACCATTCCCCTGGTGGAATCCTTGTTCAAATACACCACCGACATCAAGCTGCTCGAACTTGCAAACATGAATACGCCGGTGCTGCGGGAGTTGATGATCCAGGCGCCCG encodes the following:
- a CDS encoding HDIG domain-containing protein: MFLLAFVLTVIIVPKGGFVPDYNAPGDIASRDIKSPRDLLIPDLSLTEQKRLEAEGAVPPLYDFAPRTGHDIAERLVQALQYLNAETLKGLPPENLHKEVESRLGVSLTDHDLKALSEVPAAAEVLEQLRSLVSQALAGKVVGNLQLFQADREKGIVIRNMVTQSEATGLGQESVSGLDDVESALDVQLKATQALSSRHRQTLFTVIQKLLRPNLTFNKNETEARKRAAREAVKPVLFQVKKGEMIVREGERVSEEQIKKLKALRDIGNDYSTLRTAFGLFIAISLLLFSCHRFARRNIRKYRPQSRDLIFLVSTFIGLFVLIKLSIFIANALESAFPYIDSPTYFYLFPFAAGAMLVRIVLNSEVALIFSILASLLLGVLFGNSLFISLYALAGSLTAAHWVRHCKERSTLFRAGFRLSLVNALMVLGFLLVAGRPLDVQFLYKLVFALAGGLVCAVIVNGTIPLVESLFKYTTDIKLLELANMNTPVLRELMIQAPGTYHHSVIVGNLVEAAAEAISANPLLARVAAYYHDIGKIRKPLYFVENLGNQENRHDKLAPSMSALILMSHVKDGVELARDNRLGAALVEIIRQHHGTALIKYFYDRAKSKLDPDVQQVDERDYRYPGPKPQTREAALIMLADAVEAASRTLTEPTPARIQGMVQKIINNIFIDGQLDECELTLKDLHNIAKSFNQILAGIFHHRIDYPEPAYKEREREPAKRKNGEDSHREQTKATKDKEVEPAKGGSEDLKRLGMS